Proteins co-encoded in one Rudaeicoccus suwonensis genomic window:
- a CDS encoding TlyA family RNA methyltransferase — protein sequence MSRRFIGNCSSGCPISPADRMRADQGLVSRGLARSRAVARELIDAGQVRLDGAVVTKAAQQVDPAALTVDGEQDPWVGRAAYKLLAALQAFPVMIEGKRCVDVGASTGGFTQVLLHHGASQVVALDVGHGQLVEELRQDPRVVDLPGTNIRDVTADSIGGTAPVVVADLSFISLTLVLPQLADLVSDAGDLVTLVKPQFEVGRERLARTGVVTSVTERRRALVTVLNAVADAHLHVHGLAASPISGGTGNHEYLLWARPIAEGKMNDVQISTTITQVLAQEPA from the coding sequence ATGTCACGGCGGTTCATCGGCAACTGCAGCAGCGGCTGTCCGATCTCGCCGGCTGACCGGATGCGTGCGGATCAAGGGCTCGTCTCACGCGGACTCGCTCGCTCAAGAGCCGTCGCTCGTGAACTCATCGACGCCGGTCAGGTGCGCCTGGACGGAGCGGTCGTGACCAAGGCGGCTCAGCAGGTGGATCCTGCTGCACTGACCGTCGACGGTGAACAGGATCCATGGGTCGGGCGAGCGGCATACAAACTCCTGGCCGCTCTGCAGGCGTTCCCGGTGATGATCGAGGGCAAACGCTGCGTCGACGTGGGAGCCTCGACCGGGGGATTCACCCAGGTGTTGCTGCACCACGGCGCCAGTCAAGTGGTCGCCCTCGACGTCGGGCACGGGCAACTAGTGGAGGAACTGCGCCAGGATCCACGCGTCGTCGATCTGCCCGGCACCAACATCCGCGACGTCACAGCGGACTCGATCGGGGGAACGGCTCCGGTTGTCGTGGCCGACCTCAGCTTCATCTCCCTCACCCTGGTCTTGCCGCAGCTGGCAGACCTGGTCAGCGATGCCGGTGATCTGGTGACCCTCGTCAAACCGCAGTTCGAGGTCGGCCGCGAGCGGCTGGCCCGCACAGGGGTCGTCACCTCCGTGACGGAGCGACGACGCGCGCTGGTCACTGTCCTGAACGCCGTCGCAGATGCACACCTGCACGTTCACGGCCTCGCCGCCAGCCCGATCTCGGGCGGGACCGGCAATCACGAATACCTGCTGTGGGCGCGTCCCATCGCCGAGGGCAAGATGAACGACGTGCAGATCTCAACGACGATCACCCAGGTACTGGCGCAGGAGCCGGCATGA
- a CDS encoding NAD kinase: protein MSRRILLVGHPRRPSAVDVAATLVQDLAAHDIKVTGAAEELEAFGVLDMPSVTAHESARPDGCELAVVLGGDGTILRGAETVRDSGVPLLGINLGHVGFLAEAERDDIHWTVAKIAHRDWKVEERETLEIEAFVDGQSLWTNWALNEASVEKAARERMLEVTLEIDGRPLSTWGCDGVVMATPTGSTAYAFSAGGPVVWPGVRAILVVPISAHALFARPLVLSHDVRIAIDLVSGAADAHAVLWCDGRRSFDLPEGARIEVRRSDTPVRLARLGSAPFTDRLVAKFDLSVSGWRGKPVGGRPD, encoded by the coding sequence ATGAGCCGCCGCATTCTGCTCGTCGGACACCCCCGACGTCCCTCAGCAGTCGACGTCGCGGCCACCCTCGTGCAGGATCTTGCCGCGCACGACATCAAAGTCACCGGTGCGGCCGAGGAACTCGAGGCCTTCGGTGTGCTCGACATGCCGAGCGTCACCGCGCATGAGAGCGCGCGACCTGACGGTTGCGAGCTTGCCGTGGTCCTGGGCGGGGACGGCACGATCTTGCGCGGCGCTGAGACCGTGCGCGACAGCGGCGTCCCGCTGCTGGGCATCAACCTCGGACACGTGGGCTTCCTCGCCGAGGCCGAGCGTGACGACATCCACTGGACCGTCGCCAAGATCGCCCACCGCGACTGGAAGGTCGAGGAACGCGAGACGCTGGAGATCGAGGCCTTCGTCGACGGGCAGTCGCTGTGGACCAACTGGGCGCTGAACGAAGCATCCGTCGAAAAGGCAGCGCGTGAGCGGATGCTCGAGGTCACTCTCGAGATCGACGGCCGCCCGCTGTCGACCTGGGGCTGCGACGGCGTCGTGATGGCGACGCCTACCGGATCGACGGCCTATGCTTTCTCGGCCGGCGGGCCGGTCGTGTGGCCCGGTGTCCGTGCCATCCTCGTGGTGCCGATCTCCGCGCATGCGCTGTTCGCCCGGCCACTCGTGCTCAGCCACGACGTGCGCATCGCGATCGATCTGGTCTCGGGCGCGGCCGATGCCCACGCTGTGCTTTGGTGCGACGGCCGCCGATCCTTCGACCTGCCCGAAGGGGCTCGTATCGAGGTGCGTCGCAGTGACACTCCGGTGCGCCTGGCCCGCCTGGGCTCGGCGCCGTTCACCGACCGCCTCGTTGCGAAGTTCGACCTGTCCGTGTCCGGCTGGCGCGGCAAGCCTGTGGGCGGCCGTCCGGACTGA
- the recN gene encoding DNA repair protein RecN: MLRELRIQGLGVIDDALLELSSGLNVVTGETGAGKTMVVQGLGLLFGGRSDAALVRSTADRAAVEGLLELPSEHPALIRALDAGADVDNGDLILARTVAGSGRSRAHVGGRSVPVGVLAELGEHLVAVHGQADQWRLQRPEQHRVMLDDFGGRPVATARTSYSVAYDAWTAARAELALLTDHARERAQRLEMLTAALETIERVDPQSGEDDDLAAEAQRLIHADGLREGAQVAHDAIVGNEDLPDGAYVGELLARARHALSSVVEHDDALAAIDARLRELTILVADVGADLASYLADLDVDPGRLEHVQQRRAELTGLLRTYGESIEDVLQWSRAAAAESAELAGSDDRIQLLTTQVGELDAAVATAAAALTKARTAAARKLEKAVTGELAYLAMGSASPKVQVTTDPGHRTPHGVDEVEILLAANAGAPARTVAKAASGGELSRVMLALEVVSSSGGVPTFVFDEVDAGVGGAAALDIGARLRALAQNAQVIVVTHLAQVAAYADRHLVVHKSSDGHITASGVSAVEDEARLSELARMLGGNDSATAREHARELLQDAQRKTL, translated from the coding sequence GTGCTGCGCGAACTTCGAATTCAAGGCCTGGGCGTCATCGATGATGCCTTGCTGGAGCTGTCGTCGGGGCTGAACGTCGTCACCGGTGAGACCGGGGCGGGTAAGACGATGGTGGTCCAGGGTCTCGGCCTGCTGTTCGGTGGCCGATCCGACGCGGCGCTGGTGCGCTCCACCGCCGACCGAGCCGCCGTCGAAGGCCTGCTGGAGCTGCCGTCGGAGCATCCGGCGTTAATCCGGGCGCTCGACGCCGGCGCCGACGTCGACAATGGCGATCTCATCCTGGCCCGAACTGTCGCCGGGTCCGGTCGCTCCCGCGCTCATGTCGGCGGCCGAAGCGTGCCGGTCGGAGTGCTCGCCGAACTCGGTGAGCACCTTGTCGCGGTGCACGGACAGGCAGACCAGTGGCGGCTGCAACGTCCTGAGCAGCACCGCGTGATGCTGGACGACTTCGGTGGCCGACCCGTCGCGACAGCACGGACGAGCTACTCCGTCGCGTATGACGCGTGGACAGCCGCTCGTGCCGAACTCGCGTTGCTCACCGACCACGCCCGTGAGCGGGCCCAACGGCTGGAGATGCTCACCGCGGCGCTGGAGACCATCGAACGCGTCGATCCGCAGTCCGGCGAGGATGACGACCTCGCAGCCGAGGCGCAACGGCTGATCCATGCCGACGGCCTCCGCGAGGGCGCTCAGGTGGCGCATGATGCCATCGTCGGGAACGAAGATTTGCCAGACGGCGCGTATGTCGGAGAACTCCTGGCGCGTGCCCGGCATGCTCTCTCGTCGGTGGTCGAACACGACGACGCGCTCGCTGCGATCGACGCGCGGCTGCGCGAACTCACGATCCTGGTTGCGGACGTGGGTGCCGACCTTGCGTCATACCTGGCAGATCTGGACGTCGACCCGGGGCGGCTGGAGCACGTGCAGCAGCGGCGGGCCGAGCTGACCGGCCTGCTACGCACGTATGGCGAGAGCATCGAGGACGTCCTGCAGTGGAGCCGTGCCGCGGCGGCCGAATCCGCCGAACTCGCGGGTTCGGACGACCGCATCCAACTGCTGACCACGCAAGTGGGCGAACTCGACGCTGCCGTCGCCACAGCGGCGGCCGCCCTCACCAAGGCCAGGACGGCCGCGGCGCGCAAGCTGGAGAAGGCTGTCACGGGCGAACTCGCCTATCTGGCAATGGGTTCGGCGAGTCCGAAGGTGCAGGTCACCACCGATCCGGGGCATCGGACACCACATGGCGTCGACGAGGTCGAGATCCTGCTCGCCGCCAATGCCGGCGCCCCGGCGCGTACCGTCGCCAAGGCGGCCTCCGGTGGAGAGTTGTCGCGCGTCATGCTCGCGCTGGAGGTCGTCAGTTCCTCCGGTGGCGTGCCGACCTTCGTCTTCGACGAGGTCGATGCCGGGGTGGGCGGCGCCGCCGCACTCGACATCGGCGCACGCCTGCGGGCGCTGGCCCAGAACGCCCAGGTGATCGTCGTGACCCACCTGGCGCAGGTCGCAGCGTATGCCGACCGTCACCTTGTCGTGCACAAATCCAGCGACGGCCACATCACCGCCAGTGGCGTCAGCGCCGTCGAGGACGAAGCTCGGCTGAGCGAGCTGGCGCGCATGCTGGGCGGCAACGACAGCGCGACAGCCCGGGAACACGCGCGGGAGCTTCTACAGGATGCACAACGAAAAACGTTGTGA